The window ATTCAACAAAATCTGATTAGAGCCTTCTTTTGCTGTAATTTTGTTCTTGTGGTTAGCACTTTTTCTTGTCTTTGAGTTTCATATTTTTCTGCTATTTTTAGGAAGATGTGGTTTGATTAGTTCCTGGACAGAATAGGAATGAATAGTTGCGAACTATTAAATTATCCAACTTGATGCGATGATTTATGAGATTAGCATGATACAATACTTCAAATTATCGATCCTTCTACACAAAAggtttgtgattttttttaaaataaactttaataatattttcGTAAGATGTCTGGTTTCATGACAAATAAATGAGCAAGCCCGCGTAGCACTTGAGTTGATGGTAACCAACTTGGGATCATGTTAAGTGCCGTTTAATTGGATGAATGCGATTTGATGTGTTAAAATGTTTGAATTGAAAGTGAGATAATATTATGTTTacgattgattaaatttgattcGATATAAGGTGGTAATGATGGATTATTGATGCAAAATCATGCCTCCCAACCTAGCTAAAAAATGTTGAACACCCAGAAGACAAGCAAAATGGTTCCATACCTGAAACACAGTCTCACTAAGAAAGAACATAACATCAACTGTTTCTTAATTGTAATAGCATCAAGTCTTTATACTTTGATCGATTAAGTTTTATAAACGATCTACAAATTCGTTTCTCGATAAGTTTTCAATTACTTTCGATAATAACAAATGGTATCAAACTAGTTGCTTCTGATTTATtctattttcaagatttttttaaaaaaacgagtCATCTCATAACATATCTGTTAATAGATAATCcatattttttgagaaaaaataccTAACGGATGTGAAGTTAGATGCTTGCTAAAGGACTAACATTGTTAAAATTGACACTATTGGAAAAAGAGAATAAGAGACATCAAGCAGAAGTAGGCAACAATCAACATTCAGAAGAACTGGTAAAATGTCGAGTGAACTTTATGGACAATTACAAGAGCAATTacaaatatgtatatgaattgACTAGGACTTgagccatgatattttttaaattgtgctaattaaattattacttATCTCCCCTTATTCGAAATATTTAAACAGTTCATtagtattaaataatattttttttgttctttttcaaAGATTTTTATATGCTTATTAACTTTTTTGATACTGATGATAAAAGTAggaattattaataatattatttgtaaATAGACGTACGTCTTAATATAGTACcataatttaattgtttatatAAATTAGAAATCCccattattttaagaatttgatTAAAGCAAACTTTAATATAGTCTATCTTTGTTTGtacaaaatatcatatttacagatataaattcaataactttatattttcagactaattttattttagaaaatgcaCAGTATTTCATGATTTCATCTGCTTGTTTAgaatcatatttattattattattattattattattattattattatatatcgCGTGCCTTGGATCTTCGAGCATTTAAAGAAAACCCTACCCTCAAATTTCTTCTTCTCACGTCACTATGGCCAGGAAGCGAAAAGCCCGAGCCGTCGAAGCTCCTCAAGAGCCTGAGCCTGAGCCTGAGCCTGAGCCGGAGCCGGATACGGAGCCTGATCCGGTACAACTCGAGGAAGCAGAGCAGGAACAAATCGTTACGGAGGAGGCCCAACAAATCGTAGAGGAAGATCCAGGTATCGGGGAAGGAGAAGTCGGTGATGAAGCAGTAGCAGAGGAGCAGGAGGAAGAGGAATTAGATGAGGGAGATGGAGaagcagaagaagaagaaggagaAGGAGAAGGAGAAGGAGGAGAAGGAGAGGAGGAGAAAGAAGACGACGCTGTGTTTGAGAATAATGAGCAGGAGAGTGAAACTACGGGGAAGTTACTTGTGGATGATGCCTTGACGAATGGAGGTGAAACTGAAGGGCAGGAGGAGGAAGATGAAGGAGAGTTGGAGGAAGAGCCATTGGAGAAGCTTCTTGACCCTTTTTCCAAGGACCAGCTGGCTCGTTTGATCAAGGATGCGGTGGACAAACACCCTGACATCATGGAGGATGTGAACAAGTTGGCGAACGCTGACCCTTCACACCGCAAAATATTCGTGCACGGCCTTGGATGGAATTCGAATACTGAGCTGATTACTTCTGTGTTCGGTAAGTTCGGAGAAATCGAGGATTGTAAGGTTGTCATGGACAAGAATTCTGGGAAAGCCAAGGGTTATGCTTTCGTCCTCTATAAGAACCGTGATGGGGCCCGTCGTGCTTTGTTGAAGCCACAGAAGATGATGGAGGGTCGAATAACTTCATGCCAATTGGCCTCTGCAGGTCCAGTTCAGGCTCCTCCCCCGACTGTGGTGGCCACTGTCGCGGTACCACCTCCATCTGAGTACACTCAGCGGAAAATTTATGTGAGCAATGTATCAGCTGAGCTTGATGTTCCGAAACTGGTGGAGTTCTTTTCCAAATTTGGGGAGATTGAAGAAGGGCCTTTGGGGTTGGATAAAGAAACTGGAAAGCCAAGAGGGTTCTGTTTGTTTGTTTTCAAAACTCTAGAGGGTGCCAAGAGGGCATTGGAAGAGCCGCACAAGAAGTTTGAAGGTCAAATTCTGCATTGCCAGAAAGCAGTAGATGGGCCTAAAATTTCTAAGGCTTCTCTAAACTTTCAGCATACTCAACCACTACAGCAGCAGATACGGCCTCAGCATCACCATCACAATCACAATCGTCACCAGGGGCAGTTGGGGCATTACCATCATGCTGCAAAGAGGGGCAAGTTTGGAGGGGGCCGGGGAGGCATGAGGCACGCAGGTGGACACTTAATGGCGCCCAGTGGAGGGACAACTGCGCCTGCAGTGGGGTTTGGCCATGCAGTTCCCCCTGCCGCGATTGGACAGGCTGTAGCTGCTTTGTTGGCAACTCAGGGGGCTAGCTTAGGGATTGGTAATTTGCTTGGAGGGATTGGAACAGGTGTGAATCAGCAGGGAGGTCCACCGATGATGAGTAATGCAGCTTACGCAGGTCAGGCTGGTGCTAGTAGCTATGTAGGACAGCCTGGGATGCAAGGAGGTTATGTTACCCAGCAGCAGATGGGTCAGGGTGGCGTTAGGCCACATCAGGGTGGTGCTCCCTACATGGGTCATGGTCACTAGGTAAGTTTTGTTGACAATGCccctaattaaaaattttcaacaaataCTCTTACATTAAATGCTTAAATTGTGTTGATTTGTCTAACGTGATGTTTAGACTTGCTGTTACCTCGTGCTTGTTGCTAAAGGGTTATTCCTGAATGATAATAGGAAGATTTAGAGCATTATAGAATTGAATTTTCCTACTAATGAAGCACTACTGGA of the Primulina huaijiensis isolate GDHJ02 chromosome 1, ASM1229523v2, whole genome shotgun sequence genome contains:
- the LOC140988441 gene encoding UBP1-associated protein 2B-like, which encodes MARKRKARAVEAPQEPEPEPEPEPEPDTEPDPVQLEEAEQEQIVTEEAQQIVEEDPGIGEGEVGDEAVAEEQEEEELDEGDGEAEEEEGEGEGEGGEGEEEKEDDAVFENNEQESETTGKLLVDDALTNGGETEGQEEEDEGELEEEPLEKLLDPFSKDQLARLIKDAVDKHPDIMEDVNKLANADPSHRKIFVHGLGWNSNTELITSVFGKFGEIEDCKVVMDKNSGKAKGYAFVLYKNRDGARRALLKPQKMMEGRITSCQLASAGPVQAPPPTVVATVAVPPPSEYTQRKIYVSNVSAELDVPKLVEFFSKFGEIEEGPLGLDKETGKPRGFCLFVFKTLEGAKRALEEPHKKFEGQILHCQKAVDGPKISKASLNFQHTQPLQQQIRPQHHHHNHNRHQGQLGHYHHAAKRGKFGGGRGGMRHAGGHLMAPSGGTTAPAVGFGHAVPPAAIGQAVAALLATQGASLGIGNLLGGIGTGVNQQGGPPMMSNAAYAGQAGASSYVGQPGMQGGYVTQQQMGQGGVRPHQGGAPYMGHGH